From a single Natronorubrum tibetense GA33 genomic region:
- a CDS encoding CDC48 family AAA ATPase encodes MNEVQLEVAKAYPNDSGRGIARLDPDTLLHLKLSPGDIIEIEGADTTAAKVWRADRQDWNTDTVRIDGFTRQNADVGIGERVTIRKAEATKADKLTLAPPEEASVQFGSDAAGMVKRQILKRPVVGRDIVPVMSSTNHPFMRSPGQAIPLIAVETEPEGVVLITEDTDVELREEPISGFEKTGGGITYEDIGGLQGEIQRVREMVELPMKHPQIFKKLGIEPPQGVLLHGPPGTGKTLLAKAVANETSASFFSIAGPEIISKYYGESEQQLREIFEDASEESPSIIFIDELDSIAPKREDVTGEVERRVVAQLLTMMDGLEARGQVIVIAATNRVDSVDPALRRPGRFDREIEIGVPDEVGREEILQIHTRGMPLSDDVKLGHLADETHGFVGADIESLTKEAAMKALRRYLPEIDLDEEDIPPSLIDRMIVKRQDFRGALNEVEPSAMREVLVELPKISWDDVGGLHDAKEQVQESVEWPLNNPERFERLGVDPPAGVLLYGPPGTGKTLMAKAVANETNANFISVRGPQLLSKWVGESEKAIRQTFRKARQVSPTVIFFDELDALAPGRGGETGSNVSERVVNQLLTELDGLEEMENVMVIGATNRPDMIDPALLRSGRFDRLVMIGQPDVDGRERILDIHTQNTPLAADVTLREIAEITDGYVGSDLESISREAAIEALRDDHEADIVEMRHFRQAMENVRPTITDDILEYYEQIEEEFQGGGSGGPGPTGRRGSRIGFQ; translated from the coding sequence ATGAATGAAGTTCAACTGGAGGTTGCGAAGGCGTACCCGAACGACTCGGGTCGTGGTATCGCCCGACTCGACCCGGACACGCTGTTGCATTTGAAGCTGAGTCCGGGCGACATCATCGAGATCGAAGGTGCAGACACCACCGCGGCGAAGGTGTGGCGCGCCGACCGGCAGGACTGGAACACCGACACGGTCCGGATCGACGGCTTCACCCGCCAGAACGCCGACGTGGGAATCGGCGAGCGCGTGACGATCCGCAAGGCCGAAGCCACGAAAGCGGACAAACTCACGCTTGCACCCCCCGAAGAGGCGTCGGTGCAGTTCGGTTCCGACGCGGCTGGCATGGTGAAACGCCAGATTCTCAAACGGCCGGTCGTCGGCCGCGACATCGTCCCGGTCATGTCCTCGACGAATCATCCATTCATGCGGTCGCCAGGGCAGGCGATTCCGCTCATCGCCGTCGAGACGGAGCCGGAGGGTGTCGTGTTGATCACCGAGGACACCGACGTCGAACTCCGTGAGGAGCCGATCAGCGGCTTCGAGAAGACCGGCGGCGGGATCACCTACGAGGACATCGGCGGTCTCCAGGGCGAGATTCAACGCGTGCGGGAGATGGTCGAACTCCCGATGAAACACCCACAGATCTTCAAGAAGTTGGGGATCGAGCCGCCACAGGGTGTCCTGCTCCACGGGCCGCCGGGGACCGGGAAGACGCTGCTGGCGAAAGCGGTCGCCAACGAGACCTCCGCGAGTTTCTTCTCCATCGCGGGGCCGGAGATCATTTCGAAGTACTACGGCGAGTCCGAACAACAGCTCCGTGAGATCTTCGAGGACGCCAGCGAGGAGTCGCCGTCGATCATCTTCATCGACGAACTCGACTCGATCGCGCCGAAACGGGAGGACGTCACCGGCGAGGTCGAACGCCGCGTCGTCGCCCAGCTGTTGACGATGATGGACGGCCTCGAGGCCCGGGGCCAGGTCATCGTCATCGCCGCCACGAACCGCGTCGATTCGGTCGACCCGGCACTGCGCCGACCCGGTCGATTCGACCGTGAGATCGAGATCGGTGTCCCGGACGAGGTGGGTCGCGAGGAGATCCTCCAGATCCACACCCGCGGCATGCCACTCTCCGACGACGTCAAACTCGGCCACCTGGCCGACGAGACCCACGGCTTCGTGGGTGCGGACATCGAGTCGCTGACGAAGGAAGCAGCGATGAAGGCGCTGCGTCGATACCTGCCGGAGATCGACCTCGACGAGGAGGACATCCCGCCGAGCCTGATCGACCGGATGATCGTCAAGCGACAGGACTTCCGCGGCGCGTTAAACGAGGTCGAACCCTCCGCGATGCGCGAGGTGCTCGTCGAACTCCCGAAAATCTCCTGGGACGACGTGGGCGGGCTCCACGACGCCAAAGAACAGGTCCAGGAGTCCGTCGAGTGGCCGCTGAACAACCCAGAGCGGTTCGAGCGGCTGGGCGTTGATCCGCCGGCCGGCGTCCTCCTCTACGGACCGCCGGGCACCGGAAAGACGCTGATGGCGAAGGCCGTCGCCAACGAGACGAACGCGAACTTCATCTCGGTTCGTGGCCCGCAGCTGCTCAGCAAGTGGGTCGGCGAATCGGAGAAGGCCATCCGCCAGACCTTCCGCAAGGCGCGGCAGGTCTCCCCGACGGTGATCTTCTTCGACGAGCTCGACGCGCTCGCGCCGGGCCGTGGCGGTGAGACCGGCTCGAACGTCTCCGAGCGGGTGGTCAACCAGCTGCTGACCGAACTCGACGGACTCGAGGAGATGGAGAACGTGATGGTCATCGGCGCGACAAACCGCCCAGACATGATCGACCCCGCACTGTTGCGCTCGGGTCGGTTCGACCGACTCGTCATGATCGGTCAACCCGATGTCGACGGCCGCGAACGGATCCTCGACATTCACACGCAGAACACGCCGCTGGCGGCCGACGTGACCCTCCGCGAGATCGCGGAGATCACGGACGGCTACGTCGGCAGCGACCTCGAGTCGATCTCTCGGGAGGCAGCCATCGAGGCGCTTCGCGATGATCACGAGGCCGATATCGTCGAGATGCGTCACTTCCGACAGGCGATGGAGAACGTCCGACCGACGATTACGGACGACATCCTCGAGTACTACGAGCAGATCGAAGAGGAGTTCCAGGGCGGCGGCTCGGGTGGCCCTGGGCCGACGGGCCGACGCGGCAGCCGCATCGGCTTCCAGTGA
- a CDS encoding DUF7344 domain-containing protein, which produces MNDASASRMEAACSLLAESERRFLLYQLAEHRDANLEDVVTGIAAWELDARPAQIDKDTRQRVYVSLVHNHLPRLADYDIIEYDLRSGDIVLTNGFDEIKPLLEQFKQTEAEPEIRELPPL; this is translated from the coding sequence ATGAACGATGCGAGCGCCAGCCGAATGGAAGCTGCCTGTTCTCTCCTCGCCGAGTCCGAGCGCCGGTTCCTGTTGTACCAGCTGGCCGAGCACCGGGACGCGAACCTCGAGGATGTCGTCACCGGAATCGCGGCCTGGGAGCTCGACGCCCGCCCGGCACAAATCGACAAGGACACCAGACAGCGAGTCTACGTCTCGCTGGTGCACAACCACCTGCCGCGACTCGCCGACTACGACATCATCGAGTACGACCTGCGAAGCGGCGATATCGTGCTCACCAACGGGTTCGACGAGATCAAGCCGCTGTTAGAGCAGTTCAAGCAGACCGAAGCGGAGCCCGAAATCCGCGAGCTACCCCCGCTCTGA
- a CDS encoding DMT family transporter yields MSRYRNLGLFLALAAIWGSAFVAISAGLDHFPPVLFAALRYDIAGVLMLAYAAFAVDDWYPRCRSEWLLVAAGAVLLIAAYHAFLFVGQQHTTAAAAAIVVSLSPVLTTGFARAFAPSDALSAVGVVGLLVGLVGVAIIARPDPSNLLSADVVATLLVFCAAAAFALGSVLTRAIEADLPIETMEAWSMIGGALLMHLVSLGLGEPIEPAAWTHPEALGALGYLAVVASAIGFLLYFDLLERLGAVEINMVSYVAPIFAAVVGWAYLGEVIDVTTVVGFGLIAVGFVLVKRQALREEFGHVMRWHSSE; encoded by the coding sequence GTGAGCCGATATCGAAACCTCGGACTCTTTCTGGCGCTCGCGGCGATCTGGGGAAGCGCGTTCGTCGCGATCAGCGCGGGTCTCGATCACTTTCCGCCGGTGTTGTTCGCAGCCCTGCGATACGATATCGCGGGCGTGCTCATGCTGGCGTACGCGGCATTCGCCGTCGACGACTGGTATCCGCGGTGCCGTAGCGAGTGGCTACTGGTCGCCGCCGGCGCCGTGTTGTTGATCGCGGCCTACCACGCGTTCCTGTTCGTCGGACAACAGCACACTACCGCGGCTGCGGCGGCGATCGTCGTCAGCCTCTCACCCGTGTTGACGACGGGGTTCGCCCGCGCGTTCGCCCCGTCGGACGCGCTCTCGGCGGTCGGCGTCGTCGGCCTGCTCGTCGGACTGGTCGGCGTCGCCATCATCGCTCGGCCGGATCCGTCGAACCTGCTGTCGGCGGACGTCGTCGCAACGCTGCTCGTCTTCTGTGCGGCAGCCGCCTTTGCGCTGGGAAGCGTCCTCACGCGGGCCATCGAGGCGGATCTCCCGATCGAGACGATGGAAGCCTGGTCGATGATCGGCGGCGCACTCCTCATGCATCTCGTCAGTCTCGGCCTCGGCGAACCGATCGAGCCCGCCGCCTGGACCCACCCCGAAGCGCTCGGCGCGCTCGGCTACCTCGCGGTCGTCGCGAGCGCGATCGGGTTCCTGCTCTACTTCGACCTGCTCGAGCGACTGGGGGCCGTCGAGATCAACATGGTCTCCTACGTCGCCCCGATCTTCGCCGCGGTCGTCGGCTGGGCCTATCTGGGCGAAGTCATCGACGTGACGACCGTCGTCGGCTTCGGTCTCATCGCGGTCGGCTTCGTGCTCGTCAAACGGCAGGCGCTGCGCGAGGAGTTCGGACACGTGATGCGGTGGCACTCGAGCGAGTGA
- a CDS encoding ABC transporter permease, protein MISDRIKSNLTKELRQSLLAKLGIVLIVSILLMGIFAPVLATHNPYDQGYTDDNGASYPPVGLSYDTTIAQDGERVSHTVEGTGDHVLGTNNLGQDIYSRFLYGARTSLLVGISGTLLAAAIGVPIGLTAGYFGGRVDDGLMRMADVMLAFPSLVLALALMGAFGRGTIGIPDPIVRAGLADGMPETMTFPGMVAVVVALVTWVWFARVARGEAMSIRNEEYVKAARSLGASHGTILRKHVLPNSLTPIIVLATIQVAAIILLESSLSYLGFSGTTLSWGFEIQNGQDVMRTQWWVATIPGIGIVLAVIGINLLGDWLRDALDPNIEGEGAGGAG, encoded by the coding sequence ATGATTTCGGACCGAATCAAATCGAATCTGACGAAGGAACTGCGACAGAGCCTGCTAGCCAAACTCGGGATCGTGCTCATCGTTTCGATCCTTCTCATGGGAATCTTCGCGCCGGTGCTGGCGACGCACAATCCCTACGATCAGGGCTATACCGACGACAATGGCGCCTCGTACCCGCCGGTTGGACTGAGCTACGATACGACGATCGCACAGGACGGGGAACGGGTAAGCCACACCGTCGAAGGAACCGGCGACCACGTCCTCGGAACGAACAACCTCGGACAGGACATCTATTCGCGGTTCCTCTATGGTGCGCGAACGTCACTGCTCGTCGGCATCTCCGGAACACTGCTCGCGGCTGCGATTGGCGTCCCCATCGGCCTCACCGCGGGCTACTTCGGTGGCCGGGTCGACGACGGACTCATGCGGATGGCAGACGTCATGCTGGCGTTCCCGTCGCTCGTCCTCGCGCTGGCGCTGATGGGCGCGTTCGGCAGAGGGACGATCGGGATACCCGATCCGATCGTGAGAGCAGGGCTCGCGGACGGAATGCCCGAGACGATGACGTTTCCCGGGATGGTCGCAGTGGTCGTCGCACTGGTAACCTGGGTCTGGTTCGCGCGCGTCGCCCGCGGCGAAGCGATGTCGATACGCAACGAGGAGTACGTGAAGGCGGCGCGCTCGCTCGGCGCGAGCCACGGCACGATCCTGCGAAAGCACGTACTCCCCAACAGCCTCACGCCGATCATCGTCCTCGCGACGATTCAGGTCGCGGCGATCATCCTCCTCGAGAGCTCGCTCTCGTATCTCGGGTTCTCGGGGACGACGCTCTCGTGGGGCTTCGAGATCCAGAACGGACAGGACGTGATGCGGACCCAGTGGTGGGTCGCCACCATTCCGGGGATCGGAATCGTCCTCGCCGTGATCGGTATCAACTTGCTCGGCGACTGGCTACGGGACGCCCTCGACCCGAACATCGAGGGCGAAGGTGCCGGAGGTGCTGGCTAA
- a CDS encoding ABC transporter ATP-binding protein, with translation MSADMPLVRVENLEKYFWENDSILDRLFGDEPVPVRAVDGVSLDIHRGETLGLVGESGCGKSTAGETLLRLQEPTDGRVEFEGANVYDMDGSDLDDFRREAQIVFQDPFSSLDPRMTVGSIVRQPLDIHDVGSKAERRDRVQELLERVGLSADQLDRYPHEFSGGQRQRIGIARALALEPDFLVLDEPTSALDVSVQAQVLNLLDDLQAEFDLTYLLISHDLSVIRHVCDRVAVMYLGEIVEIGPVGDLFEDPRHPYTQALLESVPRASTAERERERETLAGDVPSPRNPPSGCRFRTRCPMVIPPEDLDIEQDTYRQLMTVRQRIESRDVSLESVGDDGRFERGEDGIPAEDVPGFVAALKERLLDETLPPRHDEILEEALAELADENWGAAADRLRETYESVCERDRPELETEEHPVACHLHGEASERTGEPDSWT, from the coding sequence GTGAGCGCCGACATGCCGCTCGTCCGCGTCGAGAACCTCGAGAAGTACTTCTGGGAGAACGACTCGATCCTCGATCGACTGTTCGGTGACGAGCCGGTGCCCGTCCGCGCCGTCGACGGGGTGAGCCTTGATATCCACCGCGGCGAGACGCTCGGTCTCGTCGGCGAGTCGGGTTGCGGGAAGTCGACCGCCGGCGAGACGCTGCTTCGACTGCAGGAGCCGACCGACGGCCGAGTCGAGTTCGAGGGCGCGAACGTCTACGACATGGATGGCAGCGACCTCGACGACTTTCGGCGCGAGGCCCAGATCGTGTTTCAGGATCCGTTCTCGAGTCTCGACCCCCGAATGACGGTCGGGAGCATCGTCAGACAACCCCTCGACATCCACGACGTAGGATCGAAGGCTGAGCGCCGGGACCGGGTTCAGGAACTCCTCGAGCGCGTCGGCCTCTCGGCCGACCAACTCGATCGCTACCCCCACGAGTTCTCCGGGGGCCAGCGCCAGCGGATCGGGATCGCCCGTGCGCTGGCCCTCGAGCCCGACTTCCTGGTGCTCGACGAGCCGACGTCGGCCCTCGACGTCTCGGTGCAGGCGCAGGTGTTGAACCTGCTCGACGACCTGCAAGCGGAGTTCGATCTGACCTACCTGCTGATCAGCCACGACCTCTCCGTGATTCGTCACGTCTGTGACCGCGTGGCCGTGATGTATCTCGGGGAGATCGTCGAGATCGGTCCCGTTGGCGACCTGTTCGAGGACCCGAGACACCCCTACACGCAGGCCTTGCTCGAGAGTGTCCCGCGGGCGTCGACCGCGGAACGCGAGCGCGAACGGGAGACGCTCGCCGGTGACGTGCCGTCGCCGCGAAATCCACCGAGCGGCTGTCGGTTCCGGACCCGGTGTCCGATGGTGATCCCGCCGGAAGACCTCGACATCGAGCAGGATACCTACCGCCAACTCATGACGGTCCGCCAGCGGATCGAAAGCCGCGACGTCTCGCTCGAGTCCGTCGGCGACGACGGTCGGTTCGAGCGCGGCGAGGACGGCATACCCGCCGAGGACGTTCCTGGGTTCGTCGCGGCACTGAAGGAGCGATTGCTCGACGAGACCCTCCCCCCACGTCACGACGAGATTCTCGAGGAGGCGCTCGCGGAACTGGCCGACGAAAACTGGGGCGCCGCCGCCGACCGACTGCGCGAGACATACGAGAGCGTCTGCGAACGGGACCGTCCCGAACTCGAGACCGAGGAACACCCGGTCGCCTGCCACCTTCACGGTGAGGCCAGCGAGCGGACCGGTGAGCCGGATTCGTGGACCTGA
- a CDS encoding ABC transporter ATP-binding protein, giving the protein MTDEILRVEGLKTRFFTDEGQVNAVDGVDLAIERGDTYGIVGESGSGKSVTARSIIDLIDSPGEITDGEIWYRNREFADAVADDYPDAIDDDQVDLLRIPPSIRRSLRGTHFSMIFQDPQSSFNPSITVGEQIAEAVEVQQRASANPRSTRARSQNYTLTSMALGTVLQSKRYVTSASRERAIELLELVGIPDPVERADEYPHEYSGGMLQRAMIAQALAGEPDILVADEPTTALDVTIQAQILDLLDDLKAETGMTILLITHNLGVVARMCDRVGVMYAGEIVERGTLEDVFDDYVHPYTAGLLGSVPDLEGAGGRLQPISGNVPSLLDHEMGDRCHFADRCPKAMENCLNHPPEYPTSGSDDHAVRCVLAETEYDDEKALPDDYFVGTDRPAGDKHVGPDDRDEDDEERRHPPAETTGGEHQ; this is encoded by the coding sequence ATGACTGACGAGATTCTGCGAGTCGAGGGACTGAAGACCAGATTCTTCACCGACGAAGGACAGGTGAACGCAGTAGACGGCGTCGACCTCGCTATCGAGCGCGGGGACACCTACGGCATCGTCGGTGAGAGCGGCAGCGGAAAGAGCGTCACCGCTCGATCGATCATCGACCTGATCGACTCTCCCGGTGAGATCACCGACGGCGAGATATGGTACCGCAACCGGGAGTTCGCCGACGCCGTTGCCGACGACTACCCGGACGCGATCGACGACGATCAGGTCGATCTCCTCCGGATACCGCCGTCGATTCGCCGTTCGCTGCGCGGGACCCACTTCAGTATGATCTTTCAGGATCCCCAAAGCAGCTTCAACCCGAGCATCACCGTCGGCGAACAGATCGCCGAGGCAGTGGAGGTCCAGCAACGTGCGAGCGCGAACCCACGGTCAACGCGAGCGCGCTCGCAGAACTACACGCTCACTTCGATGGCACTCGGGACGGTGCTCCAGTCGAAGCGGTACGTGACGTCAGCGAGTCGCGAACGGGCAATCGAGTTGCTCGAACTGGTCGGCATCCCCGATCCGGTCGAGCGGGCCGACGAATACCCCCACGAGTACTCCGGCGGCATGCTCCAGCGAGCGATGATCGCACAAGCGCTCGCCGGCGAACCCGACATACTGGTCGCCGACGAGCCGACGACGGCACTCGACGTGACCATTCAGGCCCAGATTCTTGACCTCCTCGACGATCTCAAAGCGGAGACCGGAATGACGATACTCCTGATCACACACAACCTCGGCGTCGTGGCCCGCATGTGCGACCGCGTCGGCGTGATGTACGCCGGCGAAATCGTCGAGCGCGGCACGCTCGAGGACGTCTTCGACGATTACGTCCACCCCTACACGGCAGGCCTGCTCGGCTCGGTTCCCGATCTGGAGGGTGCAGGCGGTCGTCTCCAACCGATCTCGGGGAACGTTCCCAGCCTGCTGGATCACGAGATGGGGGATCGGTGTCACTTCGCGGATCGGTGTCCGAAGGCCATGGAGAACTGCCTGAACCATCCACCCGAATATCCGACGAGCGGGAGCGACGATCACGCGGTACGATGCGTGCTCGCAGAGACGGAGTACGACGATGAAAAAGCGTTGCCCGACGACTACTTCGTCGGGACGGACCGTCCCGCTGGGGACAAGCACGTCGGTCCCGACGACCGCGACGAAGACGACGAAGAACGGCGACATCCGCCGGCGGAAACCACCGGGGGTGAACACCAGTGA